ATTACTTTTCTTTCCGAAGAACCACTTGATAAAAAGTTTGTCGTGCATCGCTCTTATTCCGACCATGGGAGGGTCGGCAGCTTAAAATGAGAAAAATGAAAACATTAGGAGTGGTCATTACTGACGGTGTCGGATTCAGGAATTTCGTGCTTACCGATTTTATCCCTGAAGCCTCGAAAGTGTTTGATGAGGTCGTGCTGTTTTCATGCCTTCCGCATCAGGTTTATGATCAATACGCATTGCCCTGCAGTATTGTAGAGCTCGAAGTATTTCAGGAATCCACCGCAACCTGGTTTTTCAGGAAGGCGAAGGAAATTGCGCACCTCCAGTTGAATCGAAAAGGCAATTTCGGAATCCAGGATAATTTCAATACCAACAGGAACGCTGCCATGACCTTGCGCGGGTTGGCCACACGGTTTATTTTCGGGCTGACCCGCGTATGCCATTCCGAAAGGTGGATTTCAATGTATCAAAAACTACAGCAACGCTCGTTGCGAAACCACCGCGTGACGAAAGATTATGAGAGGTTACTCGAATCCCATGCGGTGGATTTGCTTTTTTTTACACACCAGCGTCCTTCATTTATTGCGCCTATGATTTATGCGGCTGAAAAGGGTGGGATCAGGACCGCTGCGTTTATCTTCAGCTGGGATAATTTGGCTTCCAAAGGCAGGATGGCAGGGAATTTCGATTTCTACCTGGTATGGAGCGATCTCATGAAACGCGATTTGCTTGCCTTTTACCGACGTATAACCGAATCACAGGCGACAGTGGTCGGGACGCCGCAGTTTGAGCCATATATAATGGAGCGCTACGGTCATACCGAAGCGGCGTTCCGCCGTCGTTTCCATATCGACAATGCCAATCCCATCATCTTGTTCACCTGCAACGATTCGAGCAGCAAAAACGATCCGATTTATCTCGATCTGCTTGCACACTTTATCTCAAAAGGACAGCTTTCACGTCAGGTGAATCTTATCGTTCGTACGTCTCCGGCCGAAGATCCGGTCCGGTTTAAGGACATTGCGGAAAAATATCCGTTTATTATTTGGAATCACCCGGATTGGGAAATCAAGAGGGCGGCGCATCAGGAAGCATGGTCACAGCGCGTGCCTTCTCAGAATGATGTGAACGACCTGAAATCGCTGCTGCGGTTTTCAGACATCAATATTAATGTACTGTCGACGATTACGATTGACGCCTTTTTATTTGACAAGCCTGTAATCAATCCGGTATTTGGCAATCCGGAAAACGGCCTGTTCGACGACCAGAAATTTTTCAGTTATTGGCACCTTGAGGCACTGGTTAAATCACAGTCCACCGAAATCGTAAAAAACGAAACAGAATATCTTGACAGCCTGAACGCATTGCTCCAGGGTAACGACGCGAGGCGCACACAGCGGGCTGCGTTTGTCGGGCTGCAAATTGGTAAGCCATTGGAAGGAACCAGCAAAAGGATTGCTGAAAACCTGGCCGGCCTTTCCAACGCCTCGTTCCGTAAATCTAAAAATGCGACTCATGCTTAAGGCTTCCATGTACCATTATGTGCAGCCTTTCAATGAAAGACTGCCATTTTTCAAGAATTTGCATATCGAAGATTTCTGCACCCAGCTTGATTATTTTGAAAGGGAATTCGGATTTGTAAGAAAGCAGGACTTCCTGGATGCATTTCATACGGGAAAACTGCCGGAAGGCATTATACTGACCTTTGATGACGGACTTAAATCGCATTATCAATACGTGTTACCGGAACTTATCAAGCGAAAACTGTGGGGCATATTTTATATCCCGACCGCGCCCTATACCCACACTAAGATTCTCGATGTGCACCGCATTCACCTGATTCTCGGTATCGCGCCGGCAACAGCGGTGTACCGTAAACTGATTGCGATGGTTTCTGACGATATGCTGCCCGGAACCCTGGTATCTGATTTTCGGGAATGGCCATACCACCTACAGGAGGATGACGACCATACGAAACGCGTTAAGCAAATACTCAACTATTACATCAGTTATGAGTTTCGCGAGAGTGTCATAGACCAATTGATGGCTTACTTCGTCCCAGACGACATTAACGATGTACATGGATTCTATCTCACGTCGGACGAGACAGCTGAACTGGCCCGTGAAGGCATGATCATCGGGAGCCATACACACAGCCATCCGCTGATGTCAAAGCTCAACGCACTGCAGCAACGCGAAGAGATTGAAAAGTCTTTTGGCTGCCTTGAGCGGATTATAGGGAAGTCCGATCACCGCACATTCTGTTATCCTTACGGCGGATTTCATTCGTTCACCGACGAGACAGAGCGCATCTTGACCGATCAGAAGGTTCAGTATTCGTTTAATGTAGAGCACAGGGACATTACCCGTGATGATATTCTGCAAAGACCCCAGGCATTGCCCCGGTACGATTGCAACCATTTTCCCTTCGGTCAGTGCAGGGCCGCGCAGCATCAGGGAACTGTAAGGAAAGGCGGCGTAGGATGAGAACGACAAGAATCGCAGTGCTATGCAATTATCAGCTGCTTCCGGAAAGGGTGGGGGGCATGGACCATTTTTTTTGGGAGTTCGATCGCATTTGCCGTGATCACGCTATTGAGATCGATTGGTTTTTTCCAAATACAGCTGCCCACGGAACCTACACATCACTCCATATCATTCCGTTTGGAAATGTAAGTGTGGAGGCTTTTTTCCTGCAGCATCTCATCGGGGCTGACACCGGGTACGCTTACATCATTACCCATTTCGTTGAATTATGCACCCCTTTTTTCAGTAAACTCAGGAAGCTTACCGATGCGACAGTAATCACCGTAGATCATAATCCCCGCCCTTTGCACGGTTACCCGGTTAGGAAACGAATAGAAAAGCGGATCAAGGGGATCCTTTTTTCAAGGTACATCGATAAATTTATCGGGGTGTCACAATATACTGAAAACCAGATACTGAAAGATTTCGGGAGGTCGCTTAAAAGAAAGACAGCAGTCATCTACAACGGCGTGATTATTGACGATATCGACATTAGGCAAACGCAACATATCGTTCCGAAATTCATGACCGCGTCGCATTTACGGTTCTCAAAAGGCATACAGGATCTCATCGAAGCCGTAGCCGGACTGCCCGCAACGGCCAGGGATCTTGTGAAAGTTGATGTCTACGGCGACGGACCGTACAAAGAAACCCTTCTGGAAAATATCAGGAATCGCGGTGTCGAAAATCAATTTGTGTTTATGGGAAGCCGTGCTGACCTGAATAAGGTTTTCTGCAACTATGACTTCATGATACAGCCTACGCATATGGAGTGTTTCAGCCTCGCCATTTTGGAAAGTCTCGCGGCAAATGTCCCGGTCATCACCACCAATGTAGGCGGAAATGAAGAGGTAATCGTGGATGGCGTCAACGGCTTTATTTTTCCCGCAGCGGACGTCGGCCGCTTAAGGACGCTTTTAGCGCAGATTCTGAAGGGGCAGAGGCCTCAAAATCAGGAAATGCGCCACGATATTGAACTGTCATTTTCCATCAGGCAGATGGTCGAAAATCATTTTCAACTCATTAAGCCCAAACCATGATTACGTTTTCCAGGCTTGAAAAGAAAGGGAATCTGGGCAATCAACTCTTCCAGATTGCCTCAGTGATGGGCATTGCGAAAAACAATGGACAGGAATTTTCTTTTCCGAAATGGAGTTATGGCAAATATTTCCAAAAGCAACTCCCGGTCAACAAAGAAGATACTTTCAACTACTTTAAAGAGCCATGCTTCGAATTCAGAGAGTTAAAGTTTGACGGTGGCAATTATGACCTTGATGGCTGGTTCCAGTCTGAACGCTATTTCGACATCGCAGCCACACGCAGGTATTTTTCGTTCAAGGAGGATTTCGTTGAAGGGCTGAAACAAAAAATGCAGTCTGCGCTCAGCAGTCAAACCATATTGATTTCCATACGACGGGGTGACTTTGTAGACCATCCTGATTATTTCCAATTGCCGTCAGGGTATTACCTCAATGCGTTGAACGAACATTTTCCGGATTGGCGCCAATACAGCCTTATTATAATGAGTGATGATCCGGAATACTGTAAATTTCATTTTGGTTTCCTCTCCAATGTATATTTTACTGCAGGTTTCTCTGCCGTCGAGCAGCTGGGCGTTGCGGCTCTATGCGATCATTTTATCATCAGCAATTCTACGTTTTCGTGGTGGTGTGCGTGGCTCGGCGAAAAAGAGCATTCGAAAATCATCAGGCCCCTGCATTATTTCACACCGGCGAAACGTGCCATTGATGACGACCGTGATTATTTCCCCCAAAGGTGGGTACCGTTCGATCATACCGGAAGGAAAATGTCTTTGCGGAACGCTGTAATCTGCCTTGAAAAAAGAGATCCGCTTTTGCGGGACTATTTGCTCGCGAATTTCGAGATCGGTACACAACACATTTATGAATTTCCGGCAAAACCATTGGTGCATGGTGGGAAATGGATATTCATCAACGATGCTGTGCCGCCGCCATTGGCTGTTTATACCGCCGTCGATGATCAGGACGCGGGATCAATTTTCCTGCAGAAAGGGGCACTGCTCAACATATCCCGATCACTCGACGCCTGCGTTTTGGTGAAACAACATGATTTCGGTATCTTTTCATCCCAGCTGCGTGATGTTGAATCGACGGAACCGCAGATTATTTTTTCCTGTGTTCCGGGATATGATGAAGATGTTCGTAATTGGTCGTTTGCGGCAATAGGAAAATCTGGGAGTCAACATTACAAAATATTCTATACATATGCGGGAAAAATCAAAGGTTTCCCCGAATGTATATATTATCTTGCGAAGCAAAAAAAGAAAGCGCTGTTCGTGCTCAAGCAGTTTGTCAAATGGCTGATACGCTACCGTAAAAAGTAAGATGCATATAGGATTTATCACTTCACACTATCCATTTCCCGATGTCAAAAGCGTCGGCGGTATTGGAACAAGCATCAGGAACCTGGCTGCAGAGCTGGCCCGCCTTGGCCACGAGGTAACCGTTTTGGTCTACGGACAGGAAAGAGACGATCGCATGGAGATCGACGGGATACGGTTTGTCACAATCCGCAATGTGAAATTTAAGGGATTGTCGTGGTGGCTTACGCGCAGGAAAATACAACGTGTGATCAAAATGACGGCGCGCTCCCGGGCGTTTGATGTCATCGAGGCGCCCGACTGGGAGGGCATCACGTCGTTTATTACGACGCCCTGTCCGATGATTTTGAGACTGAACGGCTCAGATACCTATTTTTGCCATCTGGAGAAGCGACCTGTCAAATGGATTAACAAATTTCACGAGCGCCGTGCTTTTAAACGCGCCGACGGCATTATTTCGGTCAGCCGGTTTACCGGTGAGGTGACCAACGCTGTTTTTAACTGTAGGCGCGACTTCACCGTAATCCCTAACGGGATAGACGCCACGCGGTTTGTTGCCCATGAAAAGAAAAAGGAGTCGCGCACCGTGCTGTATTTTGGGGGCATTATCAGGAAAAAAGGGGTGCTCGAAATCCCACATTATTTCAATAAAATAGCGGCCACCCATCCTGATGCCAGGCTTGTGGTGGCGGGCTTTGATATGCCCGATAAACTGACGGGAAACCGTTCTACCAAGGAAATGATGCTCAAGTTGTTTGATGAACACATTTCCAACAGGGTGCATTTTACCGGCAGCATCCCCTATCACGAAATCGGGAGCTATATACAGGATTCGGCAGTATGCATCTTTCCCTCATATGCGGAGGCGTTGCCTGTTTCCTGGCTCGAAGCCATGTCTATGGAGAAAGCTGTGGTGGCATCAAATATCGGTTGGAGCAATGAAATTATAGAGGACGGTGAGAACGGCTTCAAATCTGATCCTGCGAATCATGATATTTTTGCCCAGAAAATCGCCCTGCTGCTCGACAATCCGGATTCACGGGAAAACATGGGAACTAAGGCAAGGGAGACCGTTATTGAAAAATTCTCGACAAAAGTAACTGCCATAAAATCGCTGGATTTTTACAGCAGCATCATAGACAAAAAATGAGTAATCTGAAGCAATACATTACAAAAAAAGGAGAGGTGCTGTTGTACAACGGAACCCCGGATCTTGCGCAACTGGAAATTCTGGCTGATGGGCCCGGAGACATCTGGCACAGTTCATTTGAGCAGGGCTACAAAAATGCTTTCCCGGAATTGGTTTACCAAACAGCAATTTTTTTCTGGTATATCAATGATTTTGATGGTTTGGACGAATGTGTAAGTTGGCGCGTGAATCCGAACGCATTCGCAGTACGGCAGTCAGTTTGGGAAATCCTTGGCGGGTTCGATCCTGATTTTGAAAGCGTTCAGGCCGGCGCGCTTGATTTCGGCTTCAGGGCCATTCGATTCTACGGCGGTGTCCCGCTGTATGTAAAGGGGCTGTTCAGTGAGCAAGTCCGGGAGAGCGCAACCCTGTCCAGAACAGACAGGCACGTGTTCTTCAGGAAAAACTTTAAGACTGACCACGCGATTTTCATGATTTACAGGATGGGAATCCTGAATCCGCGCGAGTGGCATGCTTTTTTATCCGCGAAAAGGAATTACAGCCAAAGAAATTACGACACAATTATTCCTCCCAGACTACTGAAAGAAGTTTCAGGGACGCCGACAGTGAGTTATATCATACCCACCATGTTCAGGCAGGACTTTACGCTGCAACTGCTCGATGATCTCGCTGCGCAAAGCCATCCGCCGGCTCAGGTGATTGTCGTGGATGCGACCCCCGAATCCGAAAGGGACGAATCGTTATATGCACAGAAGCACTATCCGTTCCGGCTTGAAGTGGTATGGCAACAGTCCAAGGGAAGCTGTCGTGCCCGCAATGAGGCAATCTTGCTTTGTTCCGGGGACTATATCGTGTTTGGCGACGACGACATCAGGGTTCCTGCGGATTTTATTGAAAATCACCTGCGTTTTCTTCAAACGTATGGCGCTGACGCCTGCAACGGACTCGACATTCGGGCCGACCACCATCAGCAGGGCCTTGAAGATCTCAGGCGTAAACTGTCTGTTTTTGGTCCTTTACGCTGGCGGGCCGGGGTGACAACAAATTTCAGTAATGCCAATTCATGCGTCAGGACGAAATATGTACACGCATTGGTTGGAAATGATATTAATTTTGATGGCGGTTATGGAGAAGATGGTGATTTCGGACTGTCTCTCGCCAAACTCGGACTCGTCGTGATGTTCAACCCATTTTCAACAAACCTGCACCTGAAACCACCGAGCGGAGGTTATCGCTGGTGGGGTGCACAGGCGAAAATTCTCGGGAAGAAGAGGAAAACGCAGCCATGGGAGCTTGATACGCCGGTAGGTTTGGTGCGGCCTGTCCCCAGTCCTACCGTGATGTATGGTATCATCAAACAATTTACGCCGCAGCAGCTGGTGGAATATAAGCACAAACATTTCAGTTATTACCTTTTCAGCGGACCTAA
The nucleotide sequence above comes from Flavobacterium magnum. Encoded proteins:
- a CDS encoding glycosyltransferase family 4 protein; amino-acid sequence: MRTTRIAVLCNYQLLPERVGGMDHFFWEFDRICRDHAIEIDWFFPNTAAHGTYTSLHIIPFGNVSVEAFFLQHLIGADTGYAYIITHFVELCTPFFSKLRKLTDATVITVDHNPRPLHGYPVRKRIEKRIKGILFSRYIDKFIGVSQYTENQILKDFGRSLKRKTAVIYNGVIIDDIDIRQTQHIVPKFMTASHLRFSKGIQDLIEAVAGLPATARDLVKVDVYGDGPYKETLLENIRNRGVENQFVFMGSRADLNKVFCNYDFMIQPTHMECFSLAILESLAANVPVITTNVGGNEEVIVDGVNGFIFPAADVGRLRTLLAQILKGQRPQNQEMRHDIELSFSIRQMVENHFQLIKPKP
- a CDS encoding alpha-1,2-fucosyltransferase → MITFSRLEKKGNLGNQLFQIASVMGIAKNNGQEFSFPKWSYGKYFQKQLPVNKEDTFNYFKEPCFEFRELKFDGGNYDLDGWFQSERYFDIAATRRYFSFKEDFVEGLKQKMQSALSSQTILISIRRGDFVDHPDYFQLPSGYYLNALNEHFPDWRQYSLIIMSDDPEYCKFHFGFLSNVYFTAGFSAVEQLGVAALCDHFIISNSTFSWWCAWLGEKEHSKIIRPLHYFTPAKRAIDDDRDYFPQRWVPFDHTGRKMSLRNAVICLEKRDPLLRDYLLANFEIGTQHIYEFPAKPLVHGGKWIFINDAVPPPLAVYTAVDDQDAGSIFLQKGALLNISRSLDACVLVKQHDFGIFSSQLRDVESTEPQIIFSCVPGYDEDVRNWSFAAIGKSGSQHYKIFYTYAGKIKGFPECIYYLAKQKKKALFVLKQFVKWLIRYRKK
- a CDS encoding glycosyltransferase family 2 protein, producing MSNLKQYITKKGEVLLYNGTPDLAQLEILADGPGDIWHSSFEQGYKNAFPELVYQTAIFFWYINDFDGLDECVSWRVNPNAFAVRQSVWEILGGFDPDFESVQAGALDFGFRAIRFYGGVPLYVKGLFSEQVRESATLSRTDRHVFFRKNFKTDHAIFMIYRMGILNPREWHAFLSAKRNYSQRNYDTIIPPRLLKEVSGTPTVSYIIPTMFRQDFTLQLLDDLAAQSHPPAQVIVVDATPESERDESLYAQKHYPFRLEVVWQQSKGSCRARNEAILLCSGDYIVFGDDDIRVPADFIENHLRFLQTYGADACNGLDIRADHHQQGLEDLRRKLSVFGPLRWRAGVTTNFSNANSCVRTKYVHALVGNDINFDGGYGEDGDFGLSLAKLGLVVMFNPFSTNLHLKPPSGGYRWWGAQAKILGKKRKTQPWELDTPVGLVRPVPSPTVMYGIIKQFTPQQLVEYKHKHFSYYLFSGPKYSFVYRLLRIPYKNIQFHKSVYYAKKLIKLGVRTK
- a CDS encoding glycosyltransferase family 4 protein → MHIGFITSHYPFPDVKSVGGIGTSIRNLAAELARLGHEVTVLVYGQERDDRMEIDGIRFVTIRNVKFKGLSWWLTRRKIQRVIKMTARSRAFDVIEAPDWEGITSFITTPCPMILRLNGSDTYFCHLEKRPVKWINKFHERRAFKRADGIISVSRFTGEVTNAVFNCRRDFTVIPNGIDATRFVAHEKKKESRTVLYFGGIIRKKGVLEIPHYFNKIAATHPDARLVVAGFDMPDKLTGNRSTKEMMLKLFDEHISNRVHFTGSIPYHEIGSYIQDSAVCIFPSYAEALPVSWLEAMSMEKAVVASNIGWSNEIIEDGENGFKSDPANHDIFAQKIALLLDNPDSRENMGTKARETVIEKFSTKVTAIKSLDFYSSIIDKK
- a CDS encoding polysaccharide deacetylase family protein, whose translation is MLKASMYHYVQPFNERLPFFKNLHIEDFCTQLDYFEREFGFVRKQDFLDAFHTGKLPEGIILTFDDGLKSHYQYVLPELIKRKLWGIFYIPTAPYTHTKILDVHRIHLILGIAPATAVYRKLIAMVSDDMLPGTLVSDFREWPYHLQEDDDHTKRVKQILNYYISYEFRESVIDQLMAYFVPDDINDVHGFYLTSDETAELAREGMIIGSHTHSHPLMSKLNALQQREEIEKSFGCLERIIGKSDHRTFCYPYGGFHSFTDETERILTDQKVQYSFNVEHRDITRDDILQRPQALPRYDCNHFPFGQCRAAQHQGTVRKGGVG